One window of the Dreissena polymorpha isolate Duluth1 chromosome 5, UMN_Dpol_1.0, whole genome shotgun sequence genome contains the following:
- the LOC127831446 gene encoding uncharacterized protein LOC127831446 translates to MAGQLSDKYMGQLESWIGTGPKIFTLLYQITRDGCNATTFHQKCDNQGPTVTVLYNQQGSVYRGYGSLNWNSSSSNIKDANAFIFQLRYSGSDKPTKFAIIDKHTQYGLNGHPTYGPTFGGGHDLQAFTGTVNSSGVFFALNGYMNAHSFDYQGLTVDKINNGNLQVTELEVYAITVFLL, encoded by the coding sequence ATGGCGGGACAGTTGTCAGATAAGTACATGGGTCAGCTAGAGTCCTGGATTGGTACGGGACCCAAGATCTTCACCCTTCTCTACCAAATAACCAGGGACGGGTGTAACGCTACAACATTCCACCAGAAGTGTGATAATCAGGGACCCACTGTGACGGTGCTGTACAACCAACAAGGATCGGTGTATCGGGGGTATGGGAGTTTGAACTGGAACAGCAGCAGCTCGAATATAAAAGATGCAAACGCGTTTATCTTTCAACTAAGGTATTCCGGCAGCGATAAACCAACCAAGTTTGCAATAATAGATAAGCATACACAATATGGTTTGAATGGACATCCTACATACGGGCCAACGTTTGGTGGTGGACATGATCTACAAGCATTCACTGGTACAGTGAACAGCTCTGGTGTTTTTTTCGCTTTAAACGGCTACATGAATGCACATTCCTTCGACTACCAAGGCCTTACTGTCGACAAAATAAACAATGGCAACTTGCAAGTGACCGAACTAGAGGTATACGCCATAACAG